The genomic interval GGCATGGACATATTATTGGTTATACTAgtcatagctctgataccaatttgtGAACCGAGAATAGAACTTTTATTTCCCTGCTACTTTTCAAATGAGAATACAATCTCTCTAAATAGTCTTACAATAGACTTCTCAAATTCTAACCTCTATCTACTAATGAAATCTATactataaattacatttaaaaccatagtataaatgacattcaaaacaagaattaaaactaataataattcaccattcaaattttcaaataaatatgaTAAAGACTTTGAGTTTAATGCTAACATTATTATTGTTTGGTGTAAGACAATAACACTGCAAAATATCTTTCCTCCACTATAGTCAATAATGTAACCCGTTTAATGCCTCAAAAGTCAATAACAGTTTCCATCGACTTAACTTCTTCCAAAATTTCAAACACTGGTTGTTCAGAAAATCTCTTCCACCGTTGCAATTTCCTGATAACCATGGCTGAATTATTCCTCTTCAGCATCGCAGAATCACTCATAGCAAAGCTTTCTTCTTGGACATATGAAGAAACTTCACAGGTGCTGAGGTTATACCACCATCTGCGAGAGGTTTCACAAACTCTTTCATTAGTCAAGGCGGTGCTGTTAGACGCTGAGGAGAAGCAGCAGGAGAATTATGAGATGCGGGAATGGCTGAGGCAGATCAAACATGTCTTCTCTGATGCTGAAAATATGTTGGATGAATTTGAGTGCGAAACATTACGAAAAGAAGTTGTCCAAGCTCATGGCAGCACCACAATCAAGGTAGCACACTTCTTCTCAAGTTCTAATCCACTTGTTTTTCATTATAGAATGGCTCAACAGATCCAAAAAATCAAGAAGAGATTAGACAAGGTTGCAGCAGACAGACATAAGTTTGGTCTTGAAACAATTGATGTTGATAGACGTTCTGTACATAGGAGGGATATGACATACTCCTACGTTATTGATTCGGATGTCATAGGAAGGAATcaagataaagaaaatattatacaGCTTTTGGTGCAACAGAACCCGAAAAATAATGACAAAAGTCTGTCTATTATCCCCATTGTGGGGATGGGAGGCCTGGGAAAGACCACTCTAGCAAAAATTGTGTTCAATGATAGGAGGATAAATGAGTTGTTCCCATTGAAGATGTGGGTTTGTGTTTCTATTGATTTTGAAATTAAGCAAGAGATCATTAAAATTATCAACTCTAATAATGCTTCTGCCCACCAACAAAATTTAGACAAATTAGATGTGGAGCAACTTCAAAGTCAATTAAGAAACAAACTTGTCAGTCAAAAATTCTTACTAGTATTAGATGACGTGTGGAATGAAGATCTTGTTAAATGGGTTGAGTTGAGGAATTTAATGCAAGTAGGTGCTGCGGGAAGTAAAATTTTGGTAACTACACGCAATCACGCAACAGCTTCCATGATGGGCACGGTTCCCTCTTACATTTTAGAAGGCCTTTCCGAGGAGGATTCATTGTCTCTGTTTGTCAAATGGGCATTTAAAGAAGGAGTAGAGAAAAGGTATCCATATTTAATAGATAttgggagagaaattgtgaAAAAGTGCAAAGGGGTGCCTTTGGCAGTGAGAACATTAGGAGGTTTACTAtatttgaaagataaaaaagagGAATGGGAATTTGTGAGAGACAACAAAAATTGGagttcaataaaagttggcaatGCTATGTTCCCTCCACTTAAATTAAGTTTTGATCAAATGCCATCCAATTTGAGGAAATGCTTTGCTTTGTTCAACCTTTACCCATGTGGCTATGCATTTGAGAGTTTTGATGTTACATCGCTTTGGGGAGCACTTGGTCTCCTTCCATCACCAAATAGAAATCAAATATTGAAACACGATGCAAATCAATATATCAGTGAACTATTTTCAAGATCTTTTCTGCAGGATGTTGTTGACTACGGCATTGGTTTTGCTTTTAAAATACATGACTTGGTGCATGATAATGCACGCTATTTGGGAAAGGACTCTATAATTGTAAGATACCCCTTTGTATTTACACCCGAACACAGGTATGTCCAGCATCTATCTTTTCCTGAAAATGTTGGAATTGAAAATTTTCCAATCCAAAAATTTGTTGGTGCAAGAACCATACTATTTCCTACCCCAGGAGTAGGAGCCAACAGTGAAGCTTTTTTGCTTAAATTCGTGTCACGATGCAATTATTTGCGATTTTTAGATTTAAGTGATTCTATGTATAAAGTTTTGCCTCCTTACATTGGCAAGCTGAAACATTTAAGATATCTCAGtcttgaaaataataaaagccTAAAGAGACTTCCTGATTCTCTTTGCAACCTGCTAAAGTTGGAAGTTTTGATACTTAGTAGATGTACAGAGCTTGTAGCACTGCCTAAAGGTTTAAGAAAAATGATCAGTCTTCAACATTTGGAGATAACCACAAAGCAACGTGTTTTGCCAGAGGATGAGATTGCAAACTTGAGTTCTCTTCAGACTCTCAGAATCGAATTTTGCAACAATGTGGAATCTTTGTTTGGAGGGATTAAACTCCTTACTCTTAAAGTATTGTGTATTACTAGTTGCCAGAGTCTAAAGTCCTTGCCACTTGATATTGAATATTTTCCTAAATTAGAGACTTTGTTAGTTGATAACTGTGATGTGTTGGAGTTGTCAAATGAGCATAACCAAAATTCCAACTTGAGGTTGAAGATTGTAAATTTCATTTCATTGCCCCAGTTATTGACCTTGCCTCACTGGATTCAAGGTTCCACGGATACATTACAGTACTTGTTAATTTCAAGCTGCAACAATCTTGTGGGGCTTCCTCAATGGCTATCGGCTATGACTTGTCTGAAAACACTGCGTGTCATAAGCTGTCCTAATATGTTGTCTCTCCATGAAGACATCCATCACCTCCCCACCCTTGAACGATTGGAAATTGACGGTAATCTTGAATCGTGGCAACACTTAACCATTGATGAACCAGAACAAGTGGAAGAAAGGATAGAAGAGTTGGAGTAAGGGAAAAGTAGAGGTAAGCTTTAAAAGACTCATAAAAACTGGTTTTTCTATGTTTTGGGTTTACATCATCTatgttgttgttgttcttgAGGACTTTTTAATCTTCTAGCAATGTCTGAACTTGCATTATTTGTTTGAATTGAGCAGAGAATTCAGATAGAccacttttttttttgcattgaaCCTATATGTTTAATTCATTATTTGATTTACTTGGTTCACATATTAAGTACTAAGCAGCATTATTTGGGTactgatatatttttttaaaggttttaCAAATGACTGTTTAATCAATTAGGGGAGAGATAGTATATGTTACGAGGAGAGAAAAGGCTGTATCAAgagtaataatattttcaagatTTATATCTGTTCTTTTTAACAATTCCTCTAACTTGTtttgaatatttatataaatgctCCCATTCTTTCAGCACATAAGGAGTATGATGGTTTTCCTTTAACTGATTTGAATATTTATAGAAATGTTCCTATTCATGATTCAGCACatatttgatgattttcctTTAACCGTTTTGAATATTTGTAGAAATGTTCCCATTCATGATTCAGCACATAAGGACTTTAGGTTGTGGCGGAAACTTAGAGAGGGCAGAGCTTCGGCTGTTGGTTGCTTCTCCTCTTTTATCGGTACCCATTGTGTCTTATATGCTGAAGCTATGGGGCTCTCCTTGATATCTCTAAGGGATGGGCTAAGTTATGAATGAATGTGACTTTCAACTGATCATCCAATTTTTTCATAGTAATTTGATTTCTTAGCAACACATGGCTTAATTGAATGAAGAACAGTTTTAGACTttactcatatatatatatagggaGGATAATTACTCTGCCGATAAGCTTGTTGATTATGGTTCTTAGATCTCAAGTTTCATTTGGTAAATTAATGTTCGTAGATTTGTTAATTCAGAATTTTTAAGAGATAAATTTGCTCTACCAtaatgagttttggtttggtttcattttttttatattacttttcTTTTTCGTTTTATGATAGTTAGAGTCTTACAAAGTACTGATGTAGTTTGTAGGAACAATATAATTAGAATGGCAAACTACGTAATGATGTTATAGCACTAACATTTTTGGTAAAATAAAGTGATGCTACTTTGTTACtccaaatatttttcttttgaactaaaataataaacattcaTGAAAGTATAGGTAAATGTCAACCAGTTGCTTTGTGGTAGAAATGGGAAGCAAATGAatgagacccttctttaattttttccttaaaaacATGATAATCTATTTCTATGTGTTTGGTACGCTCGTGAAACACTGAATTTGCTGCAATATATTTTGCTGAGTCattgtcacagtataaaagagatgattgctcaaaaggaactttgaaatcttgaagaagataagttagccatagaatttcacatgtaacagtAGTCATTGCCatgtattcagcttcacaataactctttgatattgttccttgcttCTTGATTTCTTGGATATGAGAGAATTCtcaagatacacactaaaacgtcattgattgtcttgaatcactgtagaggccccaatcactatcacaaaatGCTTTTAGATGAGCAGAAgtgttggaagagaaaaataaaccaagactTGAAACTCCTTTAATATATCTGAGAATTTTAATCACTGTAGTATATGGTGAGCAATTGTACGCTTAgcaagaaattgagaaagttgttgtaaaaaaatgttatgtcaggtcgagtattagtgagatactaaaaagtgtctaatttcagtaatatttcatattaaaagatagacacttatgaatattaattgctaatttacatataaaataatctctaatttatgaaattatacatttttacatattttatgatctttatttgaataagaacattttattcccaaatttggtgttagtTTCAGGTTTCTAGAGAAGAATGAAGATGATTAGGCTAAAGAGGAATGATataagctaaaaagagaaagttggaaggtcTCAGAACTCGTAAAAGCGCCAAAAAACCAACTTTGCAACAGGGAATCTCGATTCTTGCTTGAGCGAGCATGCTCCAGTGACGTTGTCGAAAATCGACGcctttctcgcttgagcgagaatgcatTAGACAAATTGGGccacttttatgtttttaaaaataagtccATCAACGCGACGCAGAAAGTCACCTAACcctagcaaattaggttaaatagggaaCTAGAGGCTCAAACCTAGTGTGCcaaattgagaggaaaacaccattgagtgacttgtaacccaattgggagaataaaagGTGCTATaagatgtgtggctaattctatcctttgggattgggagtaatctgttcgaactcttatgtattgaggtgatatttaaatatgatatgatattctgttcttgattgattattggtattgttgttttgttttgaattcttgatctagaatcttaaatctgactggaaagtatttttagggttcttaCCTAAataacaatacttaacatatttgaatgctagaaatagacttgaaatgttaattactattaacgtttaagcttgattttaagttgttttcataaatatgcaaggaatcgatatttaggaaacattcttaataattttatatgtgaggaatcaatataaatgaattttatatggacATCTATTTCAATTGAAGAGCATAATGTTAACATGCTAATAAACATACATAAgtgtgagagagatgaaacctaatccctatttttccaacttgaagcaaccaattatttgtttgttttcttattaatcattgtcaCTTTGATATATCACCGTCACTTTTTCACCTCATTTTCTCAAGAACAAAGTCATGAAGGCACAACCTATCATTTGCTAACATATATATCCTATAAGATAATTATATTCGGAAGGGATAGTAAGTGATATTTATCATAATAACTATTTAAACATTCTTTTGACCAACATATAAAACGAAAAAGAATTgttataaaatatgttattattttttaaaatgtgaatttaaagttttgtttttatattttaaggaAAATGTTATGTTGATTgacaattgaattaaaaaatttaaataaatataataataataataataataatgaaagtAATGTTTCtactaaataatttaatataaaatataatccaGACCATTATAACATAGTGAAATTTTAAAAGCTGACAGTGTTAcaactttatttttgtttcataaTGTAGTAttgttacaatttttttaaattgcattttgataacaattatatataatcaTGTATTTGGAATAAAAAGATTTATGTTCTTCTTattgtaaatagaaaaaaattattgcaaaCATAATACcccaaattaataaaaataaataaattattcgaATTGGAGTTAGAAAAGTGATTGCTAACACTCAAACTGGAGAAGTAAGGTTTGTTTCATCAGAATTCACTATTTTTAAGAACAATTTATAACTTATAAGAAACTCAAGTGTGAAGTTCCGTACCACGTTTTAAATAGAAAAACTCCCACAAATTTAACTCTCCTACAGATTTTTGTTTTGGTGGATAAATCCCACTAAAACTACAACTACAAAAAAGTAAACAAATATTTCAGTAATACACAATTGTGATGGAGCTTCTAAATTAAATTGTCTTTGGCAGATAAAAACTGAAATGTATTTTCACACACAAAAGAGTGAGTAATAAAATATGCATAATAAAACATATGATCCAATGCAATTTCATGTGAAAAGAAAGTTCAGACACATAATCATCCCAAAAAAAACCCATCATCATCAACAAAGAGAGTGAAACCGAAGCGGATGGGAAGCAAAGAACGCTCCAGTAGAAGGGGTGACTATGGGTACTCAAATGACTACACCACTTTCTTCTTCTCGAACTTCCCTCACGGTTATGGTGAAGTGGACATGGTTAAGGTCTTTCAACGATAGGCTAGGGTGAAAGAAGTCTTCATATCACGTAGACTTAACAGGTGGGGGAGAAGATTTGGGTTTGTGAGATTATTTGAGGTGAGAAACGCGGAGCGCCTAGAGAAGGAGTtggataatatatatatatcgaAAACATGAAACTCCATGTGAACATCCCAAAGTACCGAAGGAATAAGCTGGGAACTGCTAAGGAGGAAAGGAGGGCCTCAAGGTTTCCCTACATGGAAAGGTAAAAGGACAAAGGGCAGCGCAAGGAGATATGGGTGGAGAAGAAAGGGAAAAAGTCTTTTGTAGAAGTTGTCAAAGATGAAGTGCAACAAGACAAATGAAAGGGGCTAGTAATAAAAACACAATTGCATCTTCTGCCTTCGATGGAAAAAAGTGTTAAGGGTACTTCAAGGATGGTATGGATTTCGATCAGCTGGGGTAGGAATTTGTAAAAGGAGGTCTGCACAGGATCAGAGTGAGATTTTTGGGAGACAGCTTAGCTCTTCTGAACCCAAGAGAGGGTGAGAATATGGGGGATATCATCAAGCTTAATAGAGAATGGTTCGATAATTTCTTCACAAGCATCAAGCCTTGGTCGGTCTCTAGTGTGGCAGACCATAAAATAGTATGGGTGAGATGCTATGGTTTACCATTATCTTTCTGGAACAAGGAATGCTTTGCAAAAGTGTTAGGAGAATCGACCACGTTGGTATCTGTCGACACATCCACACTGTTATGGGAGAACCTGGAATATGCTAGGTTACAAGTTCGGTCTAGATTGAGTTGCAACACCAGGACGGTGAAGAGCACGCAGATTAATAATCATACGTGCAGTATTCTCACTGAGGAAGAGGCTCCTGTAAACTATGGAGGCTTACACATGGATAATCACTGCGACCTTGATTCATCCGACAGCGTGTCCTCCACGGAAACTTACGTAAAAGAAACAATCCTATCTACGAAAAGCTGTGAGGAAGGGGAAAATCGGGGTTCAGGGAGATTTTCCGATTAGTAGGGGAGGAGGAGGGTGGAGAGACAGTGGAGAATGGCGTGCAGAGTTCACATAAGACAAAAAAAGCTATTTGTGGAATCACcctaaaaaagtaaaatttatcaGAGGAGAGTTCTCAATCCTTTCATGAATGAAGAAATAATAGGTCAGAAGGTGGCTCTAGGTGTTGACCTAGATTTTAACCCTGGCCAAGTTTGCACTTTTTCACATAATAATGTCGTTGCACATGTTGAGCTGGCTAAAGCTGTAATGGATATCGAATGCTTTAGTACTTTGCAGGAACCCGTCATGAGCCCGATCTAAGATAGGGAGTTGGAGGCCCACGCGGGTCGGGTACCATTCCCAGCCCAAACCGAAGTGGGTGCTCCTGGGCTAGGGACTACGCAAGCGGAGCGACGAAGAGAGGAACTAAACGTAAATGCACTGTGTGGAAGTATAAGCGGAGGCAAGGAGGAGGGAGCGTCTGAGGAGGACGAGGTTAATGACATAGGTAACCCAGCAGCAATGCAAGGTCTGGTACCAATGACGTCGGCGATTGTTCGTCAAGAAGGTAGTGAGGAAGGCGGATCTCAGGAGGGAGTTACACCTGATGTGATGATGGCGCAAATGGTAGGAGAGGAGGAAGCAATTGCGGGAAGTAGATCAATCACTCCACCACGACGACGGAAGTCAAAAGGCCTCTTCGAATTG from Phaseolus vulgaris cultivar G19833 chromosome 1, P. vulgaris v2.0, whole genome shotgun sequence carries:
- the LOC137814060 gene encoding putative disease resistance protein RGA3, whose protein sequence is MPQKSITVSIDLTSSKISNTGCSENLFHRCNFLITMAELFLFSIAESLIAKLSSWTYEETSQVLRLYHHLREVSQTLSLVKAVLLDAEEKQQENYEMREWLRQIKHVFSDAENMLDEFECETLRKEVVQAHGSTTIKVAHFFSSSNPLVFHYRMAQQIQKIKKRLDKVAADRHKFGLETIDVDRRSVHRRDMTYSYVIDSDVIGRNQDKENIIQLLVQQNPKNNDKSLSIIPIVGMGGLGKTTLAKIVFNDRRINELFPLKMWVCVSIDFEIKQEIIKIINSNNASAHQQNLDKLDVEQLQSQLRNKLVSQKFLLVLDDVWNEDLVKWVELRNLMQVGAAGSKILVTTRNHATASMMGTVPSYILEGLSEEDSLSLFVKWAFKEGVEKRYPYLIDIGREIVKKCKGVPLAVRTLGGLLYLKDKKEEWEFVRDNKNWSSIKVGNAMFPPLKLSFDQMPSNLRKCFALFNLYPCGYAFESFDVTSLWGALGLLPSPNRNQILKHDANQYISELFSRSFLQDVVDYGIGFAFKIHDLVHDNARYLGKDSIIVRYPFVFTPEHRYVQHLSFPENVGIENFPIQKFVGARTILFPTPGVGANSEAFLLKFVSRCNYLRFLDLSDSMYKVLPPYIGKLKHLRYLSLENNKSLKRLPDSLCNLLKLEVLILSRCTELVALPKGLRKMISLQHLEITTKQRVLPEDEIANLSSLQTLRIEFCNNVESLFGGIKLLTLKVLCITSCQSLKSLPLDIEYFPKLETLLVDNCDVLELSNEHNQNSNLRLKIVNFISLPQLLTLPHWIQGSTDTLQYLLISSCNNLVGLPQWLSAMTCLKTLRVISCPNMLSLHEDIHHLPTLERLEIDGNLESWQHLTIDEPEQVEERIEELE